One segment of Erigeron canadensis isolate Cc75 chromosome 2, C_canadensis_v1, whole genome shotgun sequence DNA contains the following:
- the LOC122590223 gene encoding receptor-like protein EIX2 isoform X2, translated as MKHVLVILLLCMIFYMNGGVFTLGHKEDASMTLSGSCIEKEREALLIFKSHISFSGDSLDDWGDKEEKKDCCQWEGVNCNNHTGHVIKLDFRLMQLSGFISVSLGDLTSLTYLDLSSNNFTGNLPDTVWQLPNLDFLDVSDNSLNGNIPEFTLRSSLSHLDLSSNNFTGDLPSSVGQLLNLDHLDVSHNSLSGKIPEFTGCPSLSHLDLSSNNFTGDLPSSVGQLLNLDHLDVSHNSLSGKIPEFTGCPSLSVLDLDSNDFTGDIPISVTRLLNLHYLDFSHNSLSGNIPDFSGYPSISNLDLSDNKLAGNLPISVGQLSKLEHIDVSSNSLKGVISDLHFQNLTNLTYLDLSFNSFSLELSSIPSKLETIKLQSCILGPSFPMWLKNHTSFKYLDISSAGISQSIPSWFWDHLPSGLSFLNISSNELKDVLPDVTTDFDNYPGIDLSDNQFEGRVPMLPSKLAALNLSGNKFSGNLSFLCHIDRALTLLDLSNNSFTGSLPDCWSKFQEYLTILNLSNNNLSGKIPSSLGLLSHLQALYLRTNTFIGELPVSLSNCTKLRFVDLGDNKLSGTIPAWIGERLTESYVIVLRSNAFSGSLPEQVCWLYNLQLLDLSNNRLSGNIPECVGNLTAMVRVVGSGDVMVSHFYSSSARTLLVTEQALNPNKAICLQEFNCREAPIEALAKALFTDIALVAWKGKVREFGRTGLKLLKSIDLSSNNLSRILPTSITSLVDLVSLNLSCNNLHGEVPKDIGRLKSLDSLDLSGNEFSGSIPSSLSWIDGLGYLDLSNNNFSGKIPPPKLQLFDSSSYSGNPLLCGLPLTRKCGPDTGLIDKNEDDEEDDKLDENEVLKWYYIGMGVGFAVGFWGISGAIFLNRGCRHFLFAALSHVNNWIYVTLVLYLRKFKRF; from the exons atgaagcacGTTCTTGTGATTTTGCTGCTATGtatgatattttatatgaaTGGTGGAGTTTTTACTCTTGGGCACAAAGAAGATGCCAGCATGACGCTATCCGGGTCCTGCATTGAGAAGGAGAGGGAAGCGCTGTTGATTTTTAAAAGCCACATTAGTTTCTCTGGAGATTCACTCGACGACTGGggagacaaagaagaaaaaaaggattGCTGCCAATGGGAGGGTGTTAATTGTAACAACCACACTGGGCATGTGATCAAACTTGATTTCCGTCTAATGCAATTAAGTGGATTCATTTCTGTTTCCCTTGGTGATTTGACTTCTCTTACATATTTAGACCTCTCTAGTAACAATTTTACTGGAAACTTGCCAGATACCGTGTGGCAACTTCCAAATCTTGATTTTCTTGATGTTAGTGACAACTCTTTGAATGGAAACATTCCCGAGTTCACACTACGTTCATCCCTGTCACACTTAGACCTCTCTAGTAACAACTTTACTG GTGATTTGCCCAGCAGTGTGGGTCAGCTTTTAAATCTTGATCATCTTGATGTTAGTCACAATTCTTTAAGTGGAAAGATACCTGAATTTACGGGATGTCCATCCCTGTCACACTTAGACCTCTCTAGTAACAACTTTACTGGTGATTTGCCCAGCAGTGTGGGTCAGCTTTTAAATCTTGATCATCTTGATGTTAGTCACAATTCTTTAAGTGGAAAGATACCTGAATTTACGGGATGTCCATCCCTGTCGGTTTTAGACCTCGATAGTAATGATTTTACTGGAGATATACCGATCAGTGTGACTCGACTTCTAAATCTTCATTATCTTGATTTTAGTCATAATTCTTTAAGCGGAAACATTCCTGACTTTTCAGGATATCCGTCGATATCGAACTTGGACTTGTCTGATAACAAATTAGCTGGAAACTTGCCCATTAGTGTGGGTCaactttcaaaacttgaacATATTGATGTTTCATCCAACTCCCTTAAAGGTGTAATCTCTGaccttcattttcaaaatctcaCCAATTTAACTTATTTGGATTTGTCTTTCAATTCTTTCTCACTTGAGTTGAGTTCCATTCCTTCTAAATTGGAGACAATAAAGTTGCAATCCTGCATTTTGGGACCTAGTTTCCCTATGTGGCTCAAAAATCATACAAGCTTTAAATATCTGGATATATCAAGTGCTGGAATATCACAGAGCATTCCTTCATGGTTCTGGGATCACCTACCATCTGGGTTGAGTTTTCTAAACATCTCTTCAAATGAACTAAAAGATGTGCTACCAGATGTAACGACAGACTTCGATAATTATCCTGGAATAGATTTGAGTGACAATCAATTCGAAGGTAGAGTACCAATGTTACCTTCTAAACTCGCCGCGTTAAACCTTTCCGGGAACAAGTTCTCAGGAAACCTCTCTTTCTTGTGTCACATAGACAGAGCGTTAACTTTGTTAGACCTCTCAAACAATTCATTCACAGGGAGCCTTCCTGATTGTTGGTCGAAATTCCAAGAATACCTAACAATCCTTAACTTGTCAAATAACAATTTGTCTGGGAAAATCCCTTCTTCTTTGGGATTATTATCTCACTTGCAGGCATTGTATTTGCGAACAAACACCTTTATCGGTGAACTTCCTGTGTCCTTGAGCAACTGCACAAAACTAAGGTTTGTGGATCTTGGGGATAACAAGTTATCTGGCACAATTCCTGCTTGGATAGGTGAAAGACTTACAGAGTCGTATGTAATTGTTCTACGATCCAATGCATTCTCTGGCAGTCTACCTGAGCAAGTGTGTTGGTTGTATAATCTTCAACTTCTTGACCTTTCTAACAATAGATTGTCAGGAAACATTCCTGAGTGTGTTGGTAACCTCACAGCTATGGTCAGGGTAGTAGGGTCCGGAGATGTTATGGTTAGCCATTTTTATTCATCATCTGCTCGTACTCTTCTTGTAACAGAGCAGGCGCTTAATCCTAATAAAGCAATTTGTTTACAAGAATTTAATTGTAGAGAAGCTCCGATAGAGGCCCTCGCAAAAGCCCTATTCACTGACATTGCATTGGTTGCATGGAAAGGAAAAGTTCGTGAATTTGGAAGAACCGGCCTTAAATTACTTAAGAGCATCGATCTTTCAAGCAACAACCTTTCTAGAATACTTCCCACTAGTATCACTAGTCTTGTTGATTTGGTCTCCTTAAATTTATCCTGCAACAATCTTCACGGAGAAGTCCCAAAAGATATCGGGCGGTTAAAATCACTTGATTCTCTCGACTTGTCAGGAAATGAATTTTCGGGAAGTATTCCCTCTAGCTTGTCATGGATAGATGGTTTAGGTTATCTTGACCTCTCAAACAATAATTTTTCAGGAAAAATTCCACCGCCTAAACTGCAACTCTTCGATTCTTCCTCCTATAGTGGTAACCCACTACTTTGTGGACTTCCACTTACACGAAAATGTGGACCTGATACTGGCCTGATTGATAAAaacgaagatgatgaagaagatgacaaaCTAGATGaaaatgaagttttgaaatgGTATTACATTGGAATGGGTGTTGGATTTGCTGTTGGATTTTGGGGAATTTCAGGCGCTATATTTCTCAATCGTGGATGCAGACATTTCTTGTTTGCAGCACTGAGTCACGTAAACAATTGGATATACGTAACACTGGTTCTGTATCTTCGGAAGTTTAAAAG gttttag
- the LOC122590223 gene encoding receptor-like protein EIX1 isoform X1, giving the protein MKHVLVILLLCMIFYMNGGVFTLGHKEDASMTLSGSCIEKEREALLIFKSHISFSGDSLDDWGDKEEKKDCCQWEGVNCNNHTGHVIKLDFRLMQLSGFISVSLGDLTSLTYLDLSSNNFTGNLPDTVWQLPNLDFLDVSDNSLNGNIPEFTLRSSLSHLDLSSNNFTGDLPSSVGQLLNLDHLDVSHNSLSGKIPEFTGCPSLSHLDLSSNNFTGDLPSSVGQLLNLDHLDVSHNSLSGKIPEFTGCPSLSHLDLSSNNFTGDLPSSVGQLLNLDHLDVSHNSLSGKIPEFTGCPSLSVLDLDSNDFTGDIPISVTRLLNLHYLDFSHNSLSGNIPDFSGYPSISNLDLSDNKLAGNLPISVGQLSKLEHIDVSSNSLKGVISDLHFQNLTNLTYLDLSFNSFSLELSSIPSKLETIKLQSCILGPSFPMWLKNHTSFKYLDISSAGISQSIPSWFWDHLPSGLSFLNISSNELKDVLPDVTTDFDNYPGIDLSDNQFEGRVPMLPSKLAALNLSGNKFSGNLSFLCHIDRALTLLDLSNNSFTGSLPDCWSKFQEYLTILNLSNNNLSGKIPSSLGLLSHLQALYLRTNTFIGELPVSLSNCTKLRFVDLGDNKLSGTIPAWIGERLTESYVIVLRSNAFSGSLPEQVCWLYNLQLLDLSNNRLSGNIPECVGNLTAMVRVVGSGDVMVSHFYSSSARTLLVTEQALNPNKAICLQEFNCREAPIEALAKALFTDIALVAWKGKVREFGRTGLKLLKSIDLSSNNLSRILPTSITSLVDLVSLNLSCNNLHGEVPKDIGRLKSLDSLDLSGNEFSGSIPSSLSWIDGLGYLDLSNNNFSGKIPPPKLQLFDSSSYSGNPLLCGLPLTRKCGPDTGLIDKNEDDEEDDKLDENEVLKWYYIGMGVGFAVGFWGISGAIFLNRGCRHFLFAALSHVNNWIYVTLVLYLRKFKRF; this is encoded by the exons atgaagcacGTTCTTGTGATTTTGCTGCTATGtatgatattttatatgaaTGGTGGAGTTTTTACTCTTGGGCACAAAGAAGATGCCAGCATGACGCTATCCGGGTCCTGCATTGAGAAGGAGAGGGAAGCGCTGTTGATTTTTAAAAGCCACATTAGTTTCTCTGGAGATTCACTCGACGACTGGggagacaaagaagaaaaaaaggattGCTGCCAATGGGAGGGTGTTAATTGTAACAACCACACTGGGCATGTGATCAAACTTGATTTCCGTCTAATGCAATTAAGTGGATTCATTTCTGTTTCCCTTGGTGATTTGACTTCTCTTACATATTTAGACCTCTCTAGTAACAATTTTACTGGAAACTTGCCAGATACCGTGTGGCAACTTCCAAATCTTGATTTTCTTGATGTTAGTGACAACTCTTTGAATGGAAACATTCCCGAGTTCACACTACGTTCATCCCTGTCACACTTAGACCTCTCTAGTAACAACTTTACTGGTGATTTGCCCAGCAGTGTGGGTCAGCTTTTAAATCTTGATCATCTTGATGTTAGTCACAATTCTTTAAGTGGAAAGATACCTGAATTTACGGGATGTCCATCCCTGTCACACTTAGACCTCTCTAGTAACAACTTTACTGGTGATTTGCCCAGCAGTGTGGGTCAGCTTTTAAATCTTGATCATCTTGATGTTAGTCACAATTCTTTAAGTGGAAAGATACCTGAATTTACGGGATGTCCATCCCTGTCACACTTAGACCTCTCTAGTAACAACTTTACTGGTGATTTGCCCAGCAGTGTGGGTCAGCTTTTAAATCTTGATCATCTTGATGTTAGTCACAATTCTTTAAGTGGAAAGATACCTGAATTTACGGGATGTCCATCCCTGTCGGTTTTAGACCTCGATAGTAATGATTTTACTGGAGATATACCGATCAGTGTGACTCGACTTCTAAATCTTCATTATCTTGATTTTAGTCATAATTCTTTAAGCGGAAACATTCCTGACTTTTCAGGATATCCGTCGATATCGAACTTGGACTTGTCTGATAACAAATTAGCTGGAAACTTGCCCATTAGTGTGGGTCaactttcaaaacttgaacATATTGATGTTTCATCCAACTCCCTTAAAGGTGTAATCTCTGaccttcattttcaaaatctcaCCAATTTAACTTATTTGGATTTGTCTTTCAATTCTTTCTCACTTGAGTTGAGTTCCATTCCTTCTAAATTGGAGACAATAAAGTTGCAATCCTGCATTTTGGGACCTAGTTTCCCTATGTGGCTCAAAAATCATACAAGCTTTAAATATCTGGATATATCAAGTGCTGGAATATCACAGAGCATTCCTTCATGGTTCTGGGATCACCTACCATCTGGGTTGAGTTTTCTAAACATCTCTTCAAATGAACTAAAAGATGTGCTACCAGATGTAACGACAGACTTCGATAATTATCCTGGAATAGATTTGAGTGACAATCAATTCGAAGGTAGAGTACCAATGTTACCTTCTAAACTCGCCGCGTTAAACCTTTCCGGGAACAAGTTCTCAGGAAACCTCTCTTTCTTGTGTCACATAGACAGAGCGTTAACTTTGTTAGACCTCTCAAACAATTCATTCACAGGGAGCCTTCCTGATTGTTGGTCGAAATTCCAAGAATACCTAACAATCCTTAACTTGTCAAATAACAATTTGTCTGGGAAAATCCCTTCTTCTTTGGGATTATTATCTCACTTGCAGGCATTGTATTTGCGAACAAACACCTTTATCGGTGAACTTCCTGTGTCCTTGAGCAACTGCACAAAACTAAGGTTTGTGGATCTTGGGGATAACAAGTTATCTGGCACAATTCCTGCTTGGATAGGTGAAAGACTTACAGAGTCGTATGTAATTGTTCTACGATCCAATGCATTCTCTGGCAGTCTACCTGAGCAAGTGTGTTGGTTGTATAATCTTCAACTTCTTGACCTTTCTAACAATAGATTGTCAGGAAACATTCCTGAGTGTGTTGGTAACCTCACAGCTATGGTCAGGGTAGTAGGGTCCGGAGATGTTATGGTTAGCCATTTTTATTCATCATCTGCTCGTACTCTTCTTGTAACAGAGCAGGCGCTTAATCCTAATAAAGCAATTTGTTTACAAGAATTTAATTGTAGAGAAGCTCCGATAGAGGCCCTCGCAAAAGCCCTATTCACTGACATTGCATTGGTTGCATGGAAAGGAAAAGTTCGTGAATTTGGAAGAACCGGCCTTAAATTACTTAAGAGCATCGATCTTTCAAGCAACAACCTTTCTAGAATACTTCCCACTAGTATCACTAGTCTTGTTGATTTGGTCTCCTTAAATTTATCCTGCAACAATCTTCACGGAGAAGTCCCAAAAGATATCGGGCGGTTAAAATCACTTGATTCTCTCGACTTGTCAGGAAATGAATTTTCGGGAAGTATTCCCTCTAGCTTGTCATGGATAGATGGTTTAGGTTATCTTGACCTCTCAAACAATAATTTTTCAGGAAAAATTCCACCGCCTAAACTGCAACTCTTCGATTCTTCCTCCTATAGTGGTAACCCACTACTTTGTGGACTTCCACTTACACGAAAATGTGGACCTGATACTGGCCTGATTGATAAAaacgaagatgatgaagaagatgacaaaCTAGATGaaaatgaagttttgaaatgGTATTACATTGGAATGGGTGTTGGATTTGCTGTTGGATTTTGGGGAATTTCAGGCGCTATATTTCTCAATCGTGGATGCAGACATTTCTTGTTTGCAGCACTGAGTCACGTAAACAATTGGATATACGTAACACTGGTTCTGTATCTTCGGAAGTTTAAAAG gttttag